Proteins from a genomic interval of Thunnus maccoyii chromosome 1, fThuMac1.1, whole genome shotgun sequence:
- the tacr2 gene encoding substance-K receptor, with the protein MDAESFIQHVERDVEGTSLPLSVTADWLEDGNETTGNQFQQPDWQVALWAIAYSLIILVSITGNVTVIWIILAHRRMRTVTNYFIVNLSFSDASMATFNTLFNFVYALHNDWYFGLGYCRFQNFFPITAMFSSIYSMAAIAVDRYMAIIHPLKPRLSSTSTKVVIALIWIVAILLAFPQCYYSVTRFYYPRTVCMVDWPDDYGGTHQLSYQFAVILLIYLLPLLVMLVTYSLVGRTLWGGHIPGEASDHYHSQITAKRKVVKMMVVVVVTFALCWLPYHIYFILGSFNRDIYKQHYIQQVYLAIFWLAMSSTMYNPIIYCCLNQRFRSGFRHAFAWCPFIKVSEEDKMELQHVHTFRVTMTRSQRNSSTNAHTSIKTNSTFDPNMAVSALLNTERDACMQLKKHTSSKTFGTHNTHVVDRQDDTRSAAAKLMENTH; encoded by the exons ATGGACGCTGAAAGTTTTATTCAACACGTTGAACGAGACGTGGAGGGCACTTCGCTGCCGTTATCAGTGACCGCCGACTGGTTGGAGGACGGAAACGAGACGACTGGGAATCAGTTCCAGCAGCCTGACTGGCAG GTGGCTCTGTGGGCTATAGCGTACTCCCTCATCATCCTGGTGTCCATCACCGGGAATGTCACAGTCATCTGGATTATTCTCGCTCACAGACGTATGAGGACTGTGACCAACTACTTCATCGTCAACCTGTCCTTCTCTGATGCTTCCATGGCAACCTTCAACACTCTTTTTAACTTTGTCTACGCGCTTCACAATGACTGGTACTTTGGCCTGGGCTACTGCCGGTTTCAGAACTTCTTCCCCATCACTGCCATGTTTTCATCAATATACTCGATGGCTGCCATCGCAGTGGACAG GTACATGGCAATCATCCATCCTTTGAAGCCCCGCCTCTCCTCCACCTCTACAAAGGTTGTAATTGCTCTGATATGGATTGTAGCAATCTTATTGGCATTCCCTCAGTGCTATTACAGCGTGACAAGATTTTACTACCCCAGAACTGTGTGCATGGTCGACTGGCCAGACGATTACGGAGGAACACATCAACTGAG TTACCAGTTTGCTGTGATATTACTGATCTACTTGCTCCCTCTGCTGGTGATGCTGGTAACCTACAGCTTAGTTGGCCGAACACTGTGGGGTGGACACATCCCTGGAGAGGCGTCAGACCATTACCACAGCCAGATAACAGCCAAGAGAAAG GTAGTAAAGATGATGGTTGTCGTGGTGGTGACCTTTGCTCTGTGTTGGCTGCCCTACCACATCTACTTCATACTCGGATCATTCAACAGAGACATTTATAAGCAACATTACATTCAGCAG GTTTATCTGGCCATATTTTGGTTGGCAATGAGTTCGACCATGTACAATCCCATCATTTACTGCTGCCTAAACCAAAg GTTTCGTTCTGGTTTCCGTCATGCCTTTGCTTGGTGTCCCTTCATTAAAGTGTCCGAGGAAGACAAGATGGAACTGCAGCACGTACACACCTTCAGAGTCACCATGACGCGCAGCCAACGCAATAGCAGCACAAATGCGCACACCTCCATCAAAACCAACAGCACCTTTGATCCAAACATGGctgtcagtgctctgctcaacacagagagagatgctTGCATGCagcttaaaaaacacacatcatcaaaGACATTcggcacacacaacacacatgtggTGGACAGGCAGGATGATACAAGATCTGCAGCTGCCAAACTCATGGAGAACACCCACTGA